One region of Streptomyces capillispiralis genomic DNA includes:
- a CDS encoding Bug family tripartite tricarboxylate transporter substrate binding protein — protein sequence MRLRTPLALLGAAVLVLVGPPLLTTGSGTESGTQIPGLRFMVPNTPGGGYDITARTAAKNAEDAGLTHTVEVFNLPGAGGTVGLSRLVSEHGNGKLAMSMGLGVVGAVRSNDAPKTLADTTPIARLTEEQDVVVVGKDSPYKTIDDLIGAWKENPGKLPVGGGSSPGGPDHLAPMLMAKAAGIPPKQVNYIPFDGGGELLASILGNKVAFGVSGVGEYLDQIKSGELRLLAVTGPRRVAGLDAPTLQEAGYDVSFTNWRGIVAPPGLTEAERDKLVRLVEALHDSDEWRESMKRNGWDDAFLTGEEFGAFLDAEDKRVVSVLKELGL from the coding sequence GTGCGCCTGCGCACACCCCTCGCCCTGCTCGGGGCCGCCGTGCTCGTACTCGTGGGCCCCCCGCTGCTCACGACCGGCAGCGGCACCGAGAGCGGCACCCAGATCCCGGGCCTGCGTTTCATGGTTCCCAACACGCCCGGCGGCGGCTACGACATCACGGCCCGTACGGCCGCGAAGAACGCCGAGGACGCCGGGCTCACCCACACCGTCGAGGTGTTCAACCTGCCCGGTGCCGGCGGCACCGTCGGCCTCAGCCGGCTGGTGAGCGAGCACGGCAACGGCAAGCTCGCCATGTCGATGGGCCTGGGCGTGGTCGGCGCCGTCCGCTCCAACGACGCGCCCAAGACCCTCGCCGACACCACCCCGATCGCCCGGCTCACCGAGGAGCAGGACGTCGTGGTGGTCGGCAAGGACTCCCCGTACAAGACGATCGACGACCTGATCGGCGCCTGGAAGGAGAACCCCGGCAAGCTCCCGGTGGGCGGCGGGTCCTCCCCCGGCGGGCCCGACCACCTCGCGCCGATGCTGATGGCGAAGGCCGCCGGGATCCCGCCGAAGCAGGTCAACTACATCCCCTTCGACGGCGGCGGCGAGCTGCTTGCCTCGATCCTCGGCAACAAGGTCGCCTTCGGCGTCTCGGGTGTCGGCGAGTACCTCGACCAGATCAAGTCGGGCGAGCTGCGACTGCTCGCGGTGACCGGCCCGCGGCGCGTCGCCGGGCTCGACGCACCCACGCTCCAGGAGGCCGGCTACGACGTGAGCTTCACCAACTGGCGCGGCATCGTCGCCCCGCCCGGCCTCACCGAGGCCGAGCGCGACAAGCTCGTGCGCCTGGTGGAGGCGCTGCACGACTCGGACGAGTGGCGCGAGTCGATGAAGCGGAACGGCTGGGACGACGCCTTCCTGACCGGCGAGGAGTTCGGCGCGTTCCTGGACGCCGAGGACAAGCGCGTGGTCTCGGTACTGAAGGAGCTGGGACTGTGA